The Gammaproteobacteria bacterium genome includes a window with the following:
- the pepN gene encoding aminopeptidase N: MNNQPPLVHQLADYKPSDFLLDGVFLHFDLHEDHTQVKAILNLRRNPAANRQAANALVLDGQGMELKSVILNGTKLGSNQYQVDAQHLTVFNVPDTFSLETEVIIKPQENTQLTGLYKSRDIFCTQCESHGFRRITYFLDRPDVLTHFTTTISADKTRYPILLSNGNLVDSHELENDRHWVKWVDPTHKPCYLFALVAGNLDAVEDVFITQSERAIKLAVYVEPGKKEQAIHAMHSLKLAMRWDEENYGREYDLDMYMIVGVSDFNFGAMENKGLNIFNDKYILAKPETATDEDYINILAVIGHEYFHNWSGNRVTVRDWFQITLKEGLTVFREHQFTQDNTSKTVKRIQEAKTIRNAQFIQDAGPMAHPVYPDSYIEINNFYTVTVYEKGAEIIRMLHTILGHDVFRKAMDLYFSRNDGHPVTVEEFVKAMEDASGLDLTQFRRWYKQAGTPVLIVKDDYDSKSKTYSLQVTQTCPPTPGQPIKEDFHIPLTIGLLTEAGEVPLQLQDERNSAAVTTKVLNIQQHTETFRFVNVPRKPVPSLLRDFSAPVKLQYSYSEADLIFLMLHDTDAFNRWDACQQLALTIMLRLIENYEQELEMRAPHQFLDALSTVFEDKTADAALIAELLTLPQEIYLLEQMPVADVDAVHDVREWLRKHIALKLKNQFMGYYQQHNTPGVYSLDAKAISQRRLKNLALAYLAHLGDPDIYALCLAQFHAANNMTDVMGALTALNNIDCDARREALFAFYHRWQHESLVLDKWFTLQAQSALPNTLQVVKSLLQHPAFDIKNPNRVRAVIGAFCSGNPVNFHDITGEGYVFLTDQALEIEHYNPQLAARLLEPLTRWKKFDPVRQALMKQQLERIAAKPKLSNDVYEIVTRSLD, translated from the coding sequence ATGAATAACCAGCCCCCTCTAGTTCATCAATTAGCCGACTATAAACCCAGTGATTTTTTGCTAGATGGGGTTTTTTTACATTTTGATTTACATGAAGACCATACGCAGGTCAAAGCCATTTTAAATCTTCGTCGCAATCCAGCAGCCAACCGACAAGCAGCAAATGCACTCGTGCTGGACGGGCAGGGTATGGAGCTTAAATCCGTCATTTTAAATGGCACTAAACTGGGCTCCAACCAATACCAAGTTGATGCCCAACACCTAACCGTATTCAATGTGCCTGATACCTTCAGTCTAGAAACTGAAGTCATCATCAAACCCCAGGAAAATACCCAACTGACAGGCCTGTATAAAAGCCGAGATATTTTTTGCACCCAATGCGAATCGCATGGTTTCCGTCGCATCACCTACTTTTTAGACCGCCCCGATGTGCTCACGCATTTCACCACAACGATCAGTGCAGACAAAACCCGTTATCCGATATTATTGTCCAATGGCAATTTGGTAGATAGCCACGAACTAGAAAATGATCGCCACTGGGTAAAATGGGTAGATCCTACACATAAGCCCTGTTATTTGTTTGCCTTAGTAGCAGGTAATTTGGATGCAGTGGAAGATGTGTTTATCACTCAATCAGAGCGTGCTATTAAACTGGCAGTTTATGTTGAACCGGGCAAAAAGGAACAGGCCATACACGCCATGCATTCCTTAAAACTAGCCATGCGCTGGGATGAAGAGAACTACGGGCGCGAATATGATTTAGATATGTACATGATAGTTGGCGTCAGTGATTTTAATTTCGGTGCAATGGAAAACAAGGGACTGAATATTTTTAATGACAAGTATATTCTGGCTAAGCCTGAAACGGCTACAGATGAAGACTATATCAACATTCTTGCTGTGATTGGGCATGAATATTTTCATAACTGGTCAGGTAACCGAGTCACAGTTCGTGATTGGTTCCAGATTACATTGAAAGAAGGCTTAACCGTATTTCGAGAACATCAGTTTACACAAGACAATACCTCAAAAACTGTCAAGCGTATTCAAGAAGCCAAAACCATTCGCAATGCGCAGTTCATCCAAGATGCAGGTCCAATGGCGCATCCGGTTTACCCTGATTCCTACATAGAAATCAATAATTTTTATACCGTCACGGTCTACGAAAAAGGCGCTGAAATCATTCGCATGCTGCATACCATACTAGGGCATGATGTATTTCGTAAAGCCATGGATCTTTATTTCAGTCGTAATGATGGTCATCCAGTGACAGTTGAAGAATTCGTCAAAGCCATGGAGGATGCTTCCGGGCTGGATTTAACGCAATTTAGACGTTGGTATAAACAAGCCGGCACCCCCGTATTGATAGTAAAAGATGATTATGACAGCAAAAGTAAGACTTATAGTCTGCAGGTAACCCAAACTTGCCCGCCCACACCAGGCCAACCAATTAAAGAAGATTTTCATATTCCATTAACCATCGGTTTACTCACCGAAGCGGGAGAAGTCCCTTTGCAGCTGCAGGATGAAAGAAATAGCGCGGCTGTGACTACAAAAGTATTAAATATTCAGCAACACACAGAAACTTTTCGTTTTGTGAATGTGCCAAGAAAACCAGTACCTTCTTTGCTTAGAGATTTTTCAGCACCGGTGAAATTGCAATATAGTTATTCCGAAGCAGACCTGATCTTTCTCATGCTGCATGATACAGATGCCTTTAATCGTTGGGACGCATGCCAACAATTGGCGCTAACCATTATGCTGCGTTTAATTGAAAATTATGAACAGGAACTGGAGATGCGTGCACCCCACCAGTTTCTTGATGCATTAAGCACCGTGTTTGAAGATAAAACTGCAGATGCTGCGTTAATTGCAGAACTACTGACATTGCCGCAAGAAATTTATTTGCTTGAACAAATGCCGGTTGCGGATGTAGATGCAGTGCATGATGTGCGTGAATGGCTGCGCAAACACATTGCCTTAAAGCTTAAAAACCAATTCATGGGTTATTATCAGCAGCACAATACGCCAGGTGTATACAGTTTGGATGCCAAAGCCATCAGCCAGAGGCGCTTAAAAAATTTAGCTTTGGCCTATTTAGCTCACCTGGGTGACCCTGATATTTATGCATTATGTTTAGCACAGTTCCATGCTGCGAATAATATGACGGATGTCATGGGTGCGTTAACCGCCTTGAATAATATCGATTGTGATGCACGTCGCGAAGCTTTATTTGCTTTCTATCACCGTTGGCAGCATGAATCATTAGTTTTAGACAAGTGGTTTACCCTGCAGGCGCAATCCGCATTACCCAATACCCTGCAAGTAGTGAAATCGCTGCTGCAACATCCTGCGTTTGACATTAAAAATCCTAACCGAGTCCGCGCAGTGATTGGGGCTTTTTGCAGCGGTAATCCGGTAAACTTCCATGATATTACCGGTGAGGGTTACGTATTTTTAACCGATCAAGCACTAGAAATAGAGCATTACAACCCGCAACTGGCAGCGCGTTTATTGGAGCCTTTAACCCGATGGAAAAAATTTGACCCAGTCCGCCAAGCGCTTATGAAACAACAGTTGGAACGCATTGCAGCCAAGCCCAAGCTGTCAAATGATGTCTATGAAATTGTGACCAGGAGTTTGGATTAA
- the nhaA gene encoding Na+/H+ antiporter NhaA produces the protein MNPPTPKKRILKPLQIIAEFIRLESSSGIILFIAAVAALFIANSPLGVHYQHLLHTPIGWEIGQFNISTTVIFLIDDLLMAVFFLLVGLEIKREVLLGELNSLAKVSLPGIAALGGMIAPALIYTLFNHNDSFAMRGWAIPTATDIAFALGIMALVGKRIPLSVKLFLMALAIFDDIGAIIIIAVFYVGAISWVALGGAGLCVALLWLQNKMGVTRLWPYLLLGAVLWVLLLKSGIHPTLAGVLLALTIPIKEGGQSPLHLLERKLHPWVAYAILPLFSFANAGISFAGFKFGELFTPLSVGIMAGLFLGKPIGVFISTWLAVRFRIAPMPKDANWLQIFGVAVLCGVGFTMSLFIGQLAFDDVDSGYPVLVRFGVIMGSFLAGICGYYLLRLGTKRHNKPL, from the coding sequence ATGAATCCACCCACCCCCAAAAAAAGAATACTCAAACCGCTACAGATAATCGCCGAATTTATTCGGCTTGAATCCTCAAGCGGTATCATTCTTTTTATTGCCGCCGTTGCCGCATTATTTATCGCCAATTCTCCTCTAGGCGTTCATTACCAGCACCTGCTGCACACTCCCATCGGTTGGGAAATAGGGCAATTTAATATCTCCACCACAGTGATCTTTTTGATTGATGATTTGCTAATGGCGGTCTTTTTTCTGCTAGTGGGTTTGGAAATAAAACGTGAAGTCCTCTTAGGTGAACTAAATTCACTTGCTAAAGTCAGTTTGCCGGGCATTGCCGCATTGGGTGGAATGATAGCCCCGGCCCTGATTTATACTCTATTCAATCATAATGACAGCTTCGCAATGCGCGGTTGGGCGATTCCTACGGCGACGGATATCGCCTTTGCACTGGGTATTATGGCTTTAGTAGGCAAAAGAATCCCATTATCGGTCAAATTGTTTTTAATGGCTTTGGCGATTTTTGATGACATAGGCGCCATTATTATTATTGCCGTTTTTTATGTAGGCGCTATCTCCTGGGTGGCTTTAGGTGGAGCGGGGCTGTGTGTGGCTTTATTATGGCTACAGAATAAAATGGGTGTTACCCGATTGTGGCCTTATCTGCTATTGGGCGCAGTTTTATGGGTATTGCTACTAAAGTCTGGCATTCATCCCACGCTGGCAGGCGTTTTGTTGGCGCTCACTATCCCAATAAAAGAGGGTGGGCAATCTCCCCTACACTTGTTAGAGAGAAAGTTGCACCCTTGGGTAGCCTATGCAATATTGCCACTGTTTAGTTTTGCCAATGCGGGTATTTCATTTGCAGGATTCAAGTTTGGCGAATTATTTACTCCGCTTTCTGTAGGGATTATGGCAGGATTATTTTTAGGGAAACCGATTGGGGTTTTTATCTCAACCTGGTTGGCAGTTCGTTTCAGAATTGCTCCTATGCCAAAAGATGCCAACTGGTTGCAAATATTTGGCGTTGCGGTATTGTGTGGCGTTGGGTTTACCATGAGCCTTTTCATAGGACAATTAGCTTTTGATGATGTGGATTCCGGTTATCCAGTTTTAGTGCGTTTTGGCGTCATCATGGGATCTTTTTTAGCCGGTATATGTGGTTATTACTTGCTCCGTCTAGGCACCAAGAGGCATAATAAGCCCCTTTAA
- a CDS encoding carbonic anhydrase family protein has translation MFVKITKNAIKSLIVAASVLSVAQAHGPTAIDWDYSAKLGPGEWSALAPEYRLCASGKSQSPINISQHAVATTEKDIEFHYSTGIFGRVLDKHDFSVEVIPGGNEYITLDGERYDLQGLHFHAPAEHQIARITYPLEVHFIHKNSQGKLLVVGVFFQEGKVNKNLQKLFAVPLPKPENNAVTSQNRVVFDPTQLIPKHSGYFVYSGSLTTPPCTEGVTWLLMKKILNASSEQLEFFRSNMIHGNARPIQPLNQRVIYEHSED, from the coding sequence ATGTTTGTAAAAATTACCAAAAATGCAATTAAAAGTTTAATAGTAGCAGCGAGCGTGCTGTCTGTAGCACAAGCCCATGGTCCAACTGCAATTGATTGGGATTATAGTGCAAAGTTAGGACCTGGAGAATGGAGCGCATTGGCGCCTGAATATAGACTTTGCGCATCCGGAAAATCGCAATCACCTATTAACATTTCACAACACGCAGTGGCCACTACTGAAAAAGACATAGAGTTTCATTATAGCACCGGCATTTTTGGTAGGGTTTTGGATAAACATGATTTTTCAGTGGAGGTTATACCTGGCGGCAATGAATATATCACTTTAGATGGTGAAAGATATGATTTGCAAGGTCTGCATTTCCATGCACCGGCAGAACACCAAATTGCCAGAATCACTTATCCACTTGAGGTACATTTTATTCACAAAAACAGTCAGGGCAAACTTTTAGTCGTTGGCGTGTTTTTTCAAGAAGGTAAAGTGAATAAAAATTTGCAAAAACTCTTCGCCGTTCCATTACCAAAACCTGAAAACAACGCCGTAACCTCACAAAACCGAGTCGTTTTTGACCCCACCCAGCTGATTCCCAAACATAGCGGTTATTTTGTATACTCAGGGTCTTTGACTACCCCTCCGTGCACGGAAGGAGTAACCTGGTTATTGATGAAAAAAATCCTCAATGCTTCAAGTGAGCAGTTGGAGTTTTTCCGTAGCAATATGATTCATGGCAATGCAAGACCCATACAGCCGCTGAATCAGCGTGTCATTTATGAGCATAGTGAAGATTAA
- the dnaQ gene encoding DNA polymerase III subunit epsilon, translated as MRQVVLDTETTGLNVSDGHRIIEVAGVELVNRRLTGRHYHQYIRPQRKIDAEAQAIHGITETFLADKPLFHEIAGSLLEFIQGAELVIHNAPFDITFLNSELLQSGAQYKQIADYCTTIDTLVLARKKHPGQQNSLDALCRRYSVDNSNRTFHGALLDAHLLATVYLAMTGGQTTLFGETAVTESKETQVESAFVPVSQNTWQLKVIKASSEELKLHHQRLEAIKQISGGACLWDTL; from the coding sequence TTGCGACAAGTTGTGCTAGATACTGAAACAACAGGATTAAATGTTAGCGATGGTCATCGCATCATTGAAGTGGCGGGGGTAGAACTGGTCAATCGCAGACTCACTGGCCGCCATTATCATCAATATATCCGTCCACAACGTAAAATTGACGCTGAAGCGCAAGCAATTCATGGCATCACAGAAACATTTTTAGCAGATAAGCCCTTGTTCCATGAGATCGCCGGCTCATTGTTAGAATTTATCCAAGGAGCTGAACTGGTTATCCATAATGCACCATTTGATATAACGTTTCTAAATAGTGAATTATTACAATCAGGGGCACAATATAAACAAATAGCGGATTATTGTACGACGATAGACACCCTCGTATTAGCAAGAAAAAAACACCCCGGTCAACAAAATAGCCTTGATGCCTTATGTCGTCGCTACAGTGTAGATAATTCAAACCGTACTTTTCACGGCGCCTTATTAGATGCACACCTTTTAGCTACAGTTTACCTAGCCATGACAGGCGGTCAAACCACGCTATTTGGTGAAACTGCTGTTACAGAAAGTAAAGAAACCCAGGTTGAATCTGCCTTTGTGCCAGTTAGTCAGAATACGTGGCAGTTAAAGGTTATTAAAGCCAGCTCGGAAGAACTTAAGCTGCACCATCAGCGTTTGGAGGCAATAAAACAGATAAGCGGGGGAGCTTGTCTTTGGGATACCTTGTGA
- a CDS encoding Lpg1974 family pore-forming outer membrane protein, whose protein sequence is MKKFSVVLAAAGLTASLGAYATLPTDATPFSLNIPNLQSGLEITLEGLLVRPDVINSDYATLQDIDLDRGRRDHFNFSDNRSVQNVNPSYDFGFRVGLGYIFPDSGNDVQLSWTHFQDTNTNSTGIGDNEVLVTGAGVPLINPNIFGDEIFGDASANTSLKNQFDAVDLTVGQYVNIGTRLQTRLFGGLRYAYVQQNQTSNYGAFYQRENRDDPFLVYGERDTFNSKFNGLGPRLGFQAAYNVWDCFGVTGSVAGSLLVGKVKSSSDTDIVVDVEDRRRDEPFSFDINSSSNVWRVVPELDARLGLNYTWTVGTNSALTLEGGYQVTQYFNAVDKLHNNVSVLNGVNTTRETSDVGFDGPYLSLNYKM, encoded by the coding sequence ATGAAGAAATTTTCCGTAGTTCTAGCCGCTGCTGGTTTAACGGCTTCTTTGGGTGCTTATGCTACCCTGCCAACAGACGCGACTCCTTTTAGTCTCAATATCCCCAATTTGCAAAGTGGTCTTGAAATCACATTAGAAGGTCTGCTCGTTAGACCAGATGTTATTAACTCTGACTATGCAACGTTGCAGGATATTGATTTAGATAGAGGGCGTCGCGATCATTTTAATTTTAGCGATAACAGATCCGTTCAAAATGTAAATCCAAGCTATGATTTTGGTTTCCGAGTGGGCTTGGGTTACATTTTCCCGGATTCAGGCAATGATGTTCAATTGAGTTGGACACATTTCCAAGACACCAACACCAATTCCACTGGTATTGGTGATAATGAAGTATTAGTGACTGGCGCAGGTGTGCCTCTGATTAATCCAAATATATTTGGCGATGAAATATTTGGTGATGCCAGTGCAAACACCAGTCTTAAAAACCAATTTGATGCCGTTGACCTGACAGTTGGTCAATACGTGAATATTGGTACACGTCTGCAAACCAGATTGTTTGGTGGTTTACGTTATGCTTATGTTCAGCAGAACCAAACCAGTAATTACGGTGCTTTCTACCAAAGAGAAAACCGTGATGATCCGTTCTTAGTTTACGGTGAACGAGATACCTTTAACTCCAAGTTTAACGGTTTAGGACCACGTTTAGGTTTCCAAGCTGCCTACAATGTGTGGGACTGCTTTGGCGTTACAGGTAGCGTAGCTGGTTCTTTACTGGTTGGTAAAGTTAAGAGCAGCAGCGACACTGATATCGTTGTTGATGTAGAAGATAGACGTCGTGATGAGCCATTCAGTTTTGATATTAACAGCAGCAGCAATGTTTGGCGCGTTGTGCCTGAACTCGATGCTAGACTTGGCTTGAACTATACTTGGACAGTTGGCACCAATTCAGCTCTGACGCTGGAAGGTGGTTACCAAGTGACCCAGTACTTCAATGCTGTTGACAAGCTACACAACAACGTCAGTGTGTTAAATGGTGTCAACACGACAAGAGAAACCAGCGATGTTGGGTTTGATGGTCCATACCTCAGCCTCAACTACAAGATGTAA